The proteins below come from a single Oscillospiraceae bacterium genomic window:
- a CDS encoding sigma-70 family RNA polymerase sigma factor, whose product MKEINLREFYPWYMEDVMVEVTEEVAEELLAGQRYIKASRRRIYRNKAHYSLDAEDGIEYSACFSNPSPQELIERMERFEHICHALNSLPDAQGQRVFEHYLLNHSVKAIAAAEGVTERAINAAIQRGLENMKKYLEKVL is encoded by the coding sequence ATGAAGGAAATCAATTTGCGGGAATTTTACCCGTGGTATATGGAAGATGTTATGGTCGAAGTCACGGAAGAAGTTGCAGAAGAACTGCTGGCGGGTCAGAGGTACATCAAGGCCAGCCGCCGTCGTATCTATCGTAATAAGGCGCACTACTCGCTGGATGCCGAGGATGGCATTGAGTATTCTGCCTGCTTCTCTAACCCTTCTCCGCAAGAACTGATCGAGCGCATGGAACGCTTTGAACATATCTGCCATGCGCTGAATAGTCTGCCTGACGCACAGGGCCAGCGGGTGTTTGAGCACTATCTGCTGAACCACTCGGTCAAAGCGATTGCTGCCGCCGAAGGTGTGACGGAAAGGGCCATCAACGCCGCCATCCAGCGTGGCTTGGAGAACATGAAAAAATATTTGGAAAAAGTTCTGTGA
- a CDS encoding radical SAM protein, giving the protein MHIVEAKGILSAKNGMNLYRGCSHGCIYCDSRSSVYHMDHDFEDIEIKGNAIELLEAALKRKRSKCMLGTGSMTDPYIPIERKIGNVRKALELAERYGYGFSLITKSDLILRDLDLLKSINEKTKCVIQMTLTTYDEGLCKKIEPNVCTTKARFEVLKELRRIGIPTVVWLCPILPFINDTEENIKGILNYCSEAEVYGIICFGMGLTLREGSREYFFRQLDHLFPGMKEKYLQTYGMQYQIVSNKNDELMQLFHHTCEKNGIVHDNRKIFEYLSTFETKCDNVQLSLFDKDFAGKSPNGI; this is encoded by the coding sequence ATGCACATTGTCGAGGCTAAAGGAATTTTATCTGCAAAGAATGGAATGAATTTATATCGGGGATGCTCGCACGGTTGTATATACTGCGATTCAAGAAGTAGTGTCTATCACATGGATCACGATTTTGAGGATATAGAAATCAAAGGAAATGCCATTGAATTATTAGAAGCCGCCCTGAAACGAAAACGCTCAAAATGTATGCTTGGAACAGGTTCAATGACAGATCCGTATATTCCTATCGAGCGCAAAATTGGAAATGTGAGAAAAGCACTGGAGCTGGCAGAACGGTATGGTTATGGTTTTTCCCTGATAACAAAGTCAGACTTGATATTGCGTGATTTAGATTTACTAAAATCAATCAATGAAAAAACAAAATGCGTCATACAAATGACGCTGACTACATATGATGAGGGACTATGCAAGAAGATAGAACCAAATGTATGCACAACAAAAGCACGGTTTGAAGTTCTAAAAGAATTGCGTCGCATAGGGATTCCAACCGTTGTGTGGCTCTGTCCTATTTTGCCGTTTATCAATGATACAGAGGAAAATATCAAAGGTATTTTGAACTACTGCTCTGAAGCCGAAGTCTATGGCATCATTTGTTTTGGAATGGGATTAACGCTTCGGGAAGGAAGTCGAGAGTATTTTTTTAGGCAGTTAGACCATCTATTTCCGGGAATGAAAGAAAAGTATTTGCAGACCTATGGTATGCAATATCAAATTGTAAGCAACAAGAATGATGAACTTATGCAGTTATTTCATCATACTTGCGAGAAGAACGGAATTGTGCATGATAACAGGAAAATTTTTGAATACTTGAGCACATTTGAAACGAAATGCGACAACGTTCAGTTGAGTTTATTTGATAAGGATTTCGCAGGCAAGTCGCCCAACGGCATATAA
- a CDS encoding GyrI-like domain-containing protein, whose amino-acid sequence MQEEIHDFAVYPLEGIWTKINGDYLDKAKLEYTIMIRQPDFISEEMVNEALGMVRIKKPNPLLEEIHFETMQNGLCVEVLHVGAFDDEPVSFEKMDQFSAAHGLRRSENYHREIYLSNANRVEKSKLKTILRYSVEQIPAGRV is encoded by the coding sequence TTGCAAGAAGAAATCCATGACTTCGCAGTTTACCCGCTGGAAGGTATCTGGACAAAAATAAATGGGGATTACCTTGACAAAGCAAAACTGGAATATACCATTATGATTCGACAGCCAGATTTCATCAGCGAAGAAATGGTAAATGAAGCGTTGGGCATGGTCAGAATAAAGAAGCCTAACCCCTTGCTTGAAGAAATTCATTTTGAAACGATGCAGAACGGACTGTGTGTAGAAGTTCTCCATGTTGGTGCTTTTGACGATGAACCCGTATCTTTTGAAAAAATGGATCAATTTTCAGCAGCACATGGTTTGCGGCGTTCAGAGAACTATCACAGAGAAATATATTTAAGCAACGCAAACCGTGTTGAAAAAAGCAAGCTAAAGACGATTTTACGCTATTCAGTTGAACAGATTCCTGCGGGGAGAGTGTAA
- a CDS encoding tyrosine-type recombinase/integrase yields MQDDGRVEYHITTPKTEAGIREIPMMDEVYDALVQLKNWQVLVGDAHDEIDGYSGFILTNRFGNVCNPHTINRVIERMYKGYNKQETEQARAEGRQPMLIRHFSVHNLRHTFCTRFCENETNLKVIQDIMGHADITTTMNIYAEATKEKKQQAMANLNGKIKIM; encoded by the coding sequence CTGCAAGACGATGGCCGGGTAGAGTACCACATAACCACCCCCAAAACCGAAGCGGGCATCCGAGAAATTCCCATGATGGATGAGGTCTACGATGCTCTGGTTCAACTTAAAAACTGGCAGGTGCTTGTCGGGGATGCCCACGATGAAATCGATGGTTACTCCGGGTTCATCCTAACAAACCGCTTTGGAAACGTATGCAACCCGCATACCATCAACCGCGTCATCGAGCGGATGTACAAAGGCTACAACAAACAGGAAACAGAGCAGGCCCGCGCAGAAGGGCGACAGCCGATGCTGATCCGCCACTTTTCCGTACACAATTTACGCCATACATTCTGTACCCGATTCTGCGAAAATGAAACGAACCTAAAAGTCATTCAGGACATCATGGGCCACGCAGACATCACCACCACAATGAACATTTACGCCGAAGCCACCAAGGAAAAGAAGCAGCAGGCAATGGCAAATCTGAACGGAAAAATCAAGATTATGTAA
- a CDS encoding STAS-like domain-containing protein, which translates to MVIYIRDYANGASAISYEDGKRCFDTISCSINENGITDNTIILDFSGIDFVITAFLNPVIGDMILNYGDDIMSKVQIRNANSAIIEKIRLVKEGALLKREDLNEE; encoded by the coding sequence ATGGTAATTTATATAAGAGATTATGCAAATGGAGCATCTGCAATTTCTTATGAGGACGGTAAGAGATGCTTTGATACAATTTCTTGTAGCATAAATGAAAATGGAATTACTGATAATACAATCATCTTGGATTTTTCTGGGATAGACTTTGTGATTACGGCGTTCTTAAATCCTGTGATCGGTGATATGATACTCAACTACGGTGACGATATTATGTCAAAAGTACAAATCCGCAATGCCAACAGCGCTATTATTGAGAAAATCCGCCTTGTGAAAGAAGGTGCGCTTTTGAAGAGAGAGGATTTGAACGAAGAATGA
- a CDS encoding DUF3846 domain-containing protein: MQKRLYKKAESYPLTDDSLLFCLCSCAFLRGSNAVILPNRLYGPTDFFAGPFLICGDGGEDLISLTDSQIAKYEKKYHSPLIFLELYPKPITLKCTPELYGKCMGEEHQHDTQENERDER, translated from the coding sequence GTGCAGAAAAGGCTTTACAAGAAAGCAGAGAGTTATCCTCTTACGGATGACTCTCTGCTTTTTTGTTTATGTAGTTGTGCATTTCTGCGCGGAAGCAATGCGGTGATACTACCGAACCGCTTATATGGTCCAACGGATTTCTTCGCAGGTCCGTTTCTGATATGCGGAGACGGTGGTGAAGATCTGATAAGTTTGACGGATAGTCAAATTGCAAAATATGAGAAAAAATATCACTCACCCCTGATTTTCCTTGAGCTATATCCGAAGCCGATTACTCTCAAATGCACACCAGAATTGTATGGCAAATGTATGGGAGAGGAACATCAGCATGATACACAAGAAAATGAACGTGATGAGAGATAA
- a CDS encoding DUF1847 domain-containing protein, which produces MKKEDMSCIDCAVKNCNKMDKTYPDFCLTTHMDEEVLNEAMECYNEDENRKVTIAAAEVEYENYCKHTRVEEIMDFAKKINAKKIGIATCVGLLKESRILADILRRHGFEVYGVGCKAGTQKKTSVGIPECCEGVGVNMCNPILQAKLLNKAKTDLNVVVGLCVGHDSLFYKYSEALTTTAVTKDRVLGHNPVAALYTADSYYSKLKKSEEE; this is translated from the coding sequence ATGAAAAAAGAAGACATGTCCTGTATCGACTGCGCAGTAAAAAACTGCAACAAAATGGATAAAACCTATCCGGATTTCTGTCTGACAACACACATGGATGAAGAAGTTCTAAATGAAGCTATGGAATGCTACAATGAAGACGAGAACCGCAAAGTAACAATCGCTGCAGCTGAAGTAGAGTATGAGAATTACTGCAAACATACCCGTGTCGAAGAAATCATGGATTTTGCAAAGAAGATTAATGCGAAAAAGATCGGGATCGCAACCTGTGTCGGATTGTTGAAAGAAAGCCGTATCCTGGCAGATATCCTGCGCAGACATGGCTTTGAGGTGTATGGTGTCGGCTGTAAAGCCGGAACACAGAAGAAGACATCGGTCGGCATCCCGGAATGCTGCGAAGGTGTCGGTGTGAATATGTGTAATCCAATCCTGCAGGCAAAGCTTCTGAACAAGGCGAAGACGGACCTGAATGTTGTGGTCGGACTTTGTGTGGGGCATGACAGTCTGTTTTACAAATATTCCGAGGCACTGACTACGACAGCAGTGACGAAAGACCGTGTATTGGGGCATAATCCGGTGGCGGCGCTTTATACTGCGGATAGTTATTATTCGAAGTTGAAGAAGAGTGAAGAAGAGTAA
- a CDS encoding type II toxin-antitoxin system Phd/YefM family antitoxin, which yields MPEIIPIRDLKNTNAISQRCHETAEPIFVTKNGYGDMVIMSMEAYEHQQIMNDVYAKLATAEAQHEAGMGRSLADILKETGKKYEL from the coding sequence ATGCCTGAAATTATTCCGATTCGTGATTTAAAGAACACCAACGCAATTTCCCAACGCTGTCATGAAACAGCAGAACCTATCTTTGTAACCAAAAACGGTTATGGTGATATGGTTATCATGAGCATGGAAGCCTATGAGCACCAACAAATCATGAATGATGTATACGCAAAGCTGGCAACGGCTGAAGCACAGCACGAAGCTGGAATGGGGCGATCTCTTGCTGATATTCTAAAAGAAACGGGCAAGAAGTATGAGTTATAA
- a CDS encoding type II toxin-antitoxin system RelE/ParE family toxin translates to MSYNVILLPAAEDDYQEILRYFERQFDSQQAIRSFVKDFGEVLLRLEETPTIYGYSRDEVLRQREYRKFLIGRYVALFKIDEPRNAVEIYRIFHGTQNYTKYL, encoded by the coding sequence ATGAGTTATAATGTCATTTTGCTGCCAGCAGCTGAGGATGATTACCAAGAAATCTTGCGATACTTTGAGAGACAGTTCGACTCTCAGCAGGCAATTCGTTCGTTTGTAAAAGATTTTGGTGAAGTGCTGCTTCGTTTGGAAGAGACTCCTACAATTTATGGGTACTCCCGCGACGAGGTGCTTCGGCAGAGAGAATACAGGAAGTTCTTGATTGGAAGATATGTGGCTCTCTTCAAAATTGATGAGCCAAGAAATGCCGTGGAAATTTACAGAATCTTCCACGGAACACAAAATTATACGAAATATTTATAA
- a CDS encoding MATE family efflux transporter — protein sequence MQQLIVMTVNGLIQGCLPIMRFNYGAGNRDRLHSAFRYGTALVSGMMILGTLTVNFFPAQLLELFTASEAMRSFGISAMRIMAASYLFCGLSTMISTYFQATEKVGSSIAIQLCRQLLFLVPALWCLNKLFQLNGIWLAFPVAETATMLIALIIMAWHRHKNIL from the coding sequence GTGCAGCAGCTGATCGTTATGACAGTAAACGGCTTGATTCAGGGCTGTTTGCCTATTATGCGGTTTAACTACGGTGCGGGAAACAGAGATAGGCTGCACTCCGCTTTCCGATACGGAACCGCTTTGGTCTCCGGTATGATGATACTGGGAACATTGACCGTCAACTTCTTTCCGGCGCAGCTTTTGGAATTATTTACAGCGTCGGAAGCCATGCGCTCCTTTGGAATATCCGCTATGCGAATCATGGCGGCAAGCTATCTGTTTTGCGGTCTCTCTACCATGATTTCCACCTATTTTCAGGCGACAGAAAAAGTAGGTTCCAGCATAGCGATTCAATTATGCAGACAACTGCTTTTCCTTGTTCCTGCCTTATGGTGTCTGAACAAATTATTCCAACTGAACGGAATCTGGCTTGCATTTCCTGTTGCGGAAACCGCCACTATGCTCATTGCTCTCATAATAATGGCATGGCATCGCCACAAAAATATCTTATAA
- a CDS encoding AraC family transcriptional regulator — protein MYINAGYLNNSRTDFKDNSTPLVVGSCGTYRLKTRPKLPTYWQKGRRDYQILYVANGKTHFWFDGKEEIVSAGHMVLYKPEEIQKYVYYLEDNPEVFWIHFTGSDVKNILEYHGISLDEHVFYCGVLPDYKALFRKIIQELQLCRYGYEDYIASLFNDILLLVDRQQHEQKKTTGNVQEQIERAAAYFNENYNTKISIDDYAESLHISTNWFIHNFKQYAGMSPAQYILSLRMVNAQSLLERTTYNIKEISEIVGYENPLYFSRVFKKEIGKSPAQYRKEMIPTEAV, from the coding sequence GTGTACATTAACGCTGGATATCTGAACAATTCCCGTACAGATTTCAAAGACAACTCCACGCCGTTGGTGGTGGGCAGCTGTGGCACCTACCGGCTGAAAACGCGCCCCAAACTACCGACTTACTGGCAGAAAGGGCGCAGGGATTACCAGATTTTATATGTGGCAAACGGCAAGACGCATTTCTGGTTTGACGGCAAGGAAGAAATCGTCAGCGCGGGTCATATGGTGCTTTACAAGCCGGAAGAAATCCAAAAATATGTATATTATCTGGAAGATAACCCGGAAGTTTTCTGGATTCACTTCACAGGCAGTGATGTAAAGAACATACTGGAGTATCACGGCATCTCGCTCGATGAGCATGTGTTCTACTGCGGTGTGCTGCCGGATTACAAGGCGTTGTTCCGCAAAATCATTCAGGAGTTGCAGCTGTGCCGCTATGGGTACGAGGACTATATTGCATCGCTGTTCAACGATATTCTGCTGTTGGTGGACCGCCAACAGCATGAACAGAAAAAAACCACCGGCAACGTCCAAGAGCAAATTGAACGCGCGGCGGCTTACTTCAACGAGAACTATAACACAAAGATCAGCATAGACGATTATGCGGAATCCCTGCACATCAGCACCAACTGGTTTATACACAATTTCAAACAGTACGCAGGTATGTCCCCGGCCCAGTACATCCTCTCCTTGCGCATGGTCAACGCCCAAAGCCTGTTGGAGCGGACGACCTACAACATCAAGGAAATTTCCGAAATCGTAGGGTATGAGAACCCGCTGTATTTCAGCAGGGTGTTTAAGAAAGAGATAGGGAAGTCACCGGCGCAGTATAGGAAAGAAATGATCCCTACTGAGGCAGTATAA